The DNA region CGTATCGCCTTTGCTTCAATCTGCCTTACGCGTTCACGCGTTATACTAAATATCCGCCCGACTTCTTCCAATGTCCGTGGATACCCTGTCCCTACGCCAAAACGCAATTTAATGATTTCAGCTTCACGCTGGGTCAGCGTTGATAACGCACGTTCTATTTCGTTACGTCTTAGATAATCCAACGCAATAACCGGCGGTGAATCCGTACTTTTATCTTCAATAAAATCCTCGAGATACGAATCCCCGTCTTCCCCTATCGGCATAGCCAGGGATAACGGCTCCTGCCGGATTGATAACACAACACGTATCTTATCACGGGGAATACGTAATGACTTGACATACTCTTCAAACATAGGATCCCGCCCTTTTTCCTGGCGGTACTTACGTGCGACCTTATCAATCCTTGAGATCAGTTCTTTCATATGAACAGGGATACGAATCGTTCTTGACTGATCAGCAATTGCGCGATTGATTGACTGACGGATCCACCATGTAGCATAAGTTGAAAACTTAAACCCGCGTTTGTACTCAAACTTTTCAACT from Elusimicrobiota bacterium includes:
- a CDS encoding sigma-70 family RNA polymerase sigma factor; the encoded protein is VEKFEYKRGFKFSTYATWWIRQSINRAIADQSRTIRIPVHMKELISRIDKVARKYRQEKGRDPMFEEYVKSLRIPRDKIRVVLSIRQEPLSLAMPIGEDGDSYLEDFIEDKSTDSPPVIALDYLRRNEIERALSTLTQREAEIIKLRFGVGTGYPRTLEEVGRIFSITRERVRQIEAKAIRKLRHPVRSRLLKEYLEINEKG